The proteins below are encoded in one region of [Limnothrix rosea] IAM M-220:
- a CDS encoding nuclease-related domain-containing protein has protein sequence MVAFSSKAGQNVRQMAKRRRWQSWRAFFGALMLPLLVVFMFPILALQLGFVIAISLVAIAVFGAIAFVFRGLDLWEAADRADLGARAEEQVAEVLQTLEPKGWEFQYGMRLDQGLGDADVICVSPRKKTYVIDVKSHKGTVIFQDHRLHRRMGRTIYPFKKDFLQIVMKQALQVRDKKQWDFVTPILVFTRAQLAVSQKKIRGVYVIAQDDLVNKLQELG, from the coding sequence ATGGTTGCCTTCTCCAGTAAAGCGGGACAAAATGTGCGCCAAATGGCAAAGCGACGGCGCTGGCAATCTTGGCGTGCGTTTTTTGGGGCATTGATGTTGCCGCTGCTAGTCGTGTTTATGTTTCCGATTTTGGCACTACAACTAGGTTTTGTGATTGCCATTTCCCTTGTGGCGATCGCCGTTTTTGGAGCCATTGCCTTTGTCTTCCGGGGGCTCGATCTATGGGAAGCCGCCGACCGTGCCGATCTAGGCGCGAGGGCAGAAGAACAAGTGGCCGAAGTTTTACAGACCCTAGAACCAAAAGGCTGGGAATTTCAGTACGGCATGAGATTAGACCAGGGCTTGGGAGATGCCGATGTCATCTGTGTTTCACCGCGGAAAAAGACCTACGTGATTGATGTCAAATCCCACAAAGGAACCGTTATTTTTCAAGATCACCGTCTCCACCGTCGCATGGGGCGAACCATCTATCCCTTTAAGAAAGATTTTTTGCAGATTGTGATGAAGCAAGCCCTCCAGGTGCGAGACAAAAAACAGTGGGATTTTGTCACCCCAATTCTCGTTTTTACCCGGGCACAATTAGCCGTTTCCCAGAAAAAGATTCGTGGTGTTTATGTCATTGCTCAAGATGATCTGGTTAATAAATTACAAGAGCTGGGCTAG
- a CDS encoding nitroreductase family protein codes for MMEKPAQTDYPIHDLLRQRYSTLAFDGDRPVEADKLGSLLEAARWAASCFNEQPWRFIVATKRHAAAYQKLLNCIVEGNQVWAKNADILMISVGKQRFTRNDNPNPYGMYDVGQALANLTLQAEAMGLRVHQMGGFDKDKAREVYGIPVGFEPAAAVAIGYPGELGSLDNEALREREASPRVRKPLSDIVFGDRWEQSYSLLE; via the coding sequence ATGATGGAAAAACCAGCCCAAACGGACTATCCGATCCATGATTTGCTCCGTCAACGCTACAGTACGCTTGCTTTTGATGGCGATCGCCCTGTAGAAGCTGACAAACTTGGGAGTCTCCTCGAAGCGGCACGTTGGGCTGCCTCGTGCTTTAACGAACAACCTTGGCGATTTATTGTGGCAACCAAGCGTCATGCTGCGGCCTACCAGAAATTGCTAAATTGCATCGTTGAGGGGAATCAAGTCTGGGCAAAAAATGCCGATATCCTAATGATTTCCGTCGGAAAACAGCGATTTACTCGCAATGATAACCCGAATCCCTATGGAATGTACGATGTGGGTCAAGCCCTAGCGAACCTAACCCTCCAAGCGGAGGCCATGGGACTACGGGTTCATCAGATGGGTGGCTTCGACAAAGATAAAGCTCGCGAGGTTTATGGAATCCCTGTTGGGTTTGAGCCTGCTGCTGCTGTGGCCATCGGTTATCCTGGTGAGCTTGGCAGTCTTGATAATGAAGCTTTACGGGAGCGGGAAGCGTCACCACGGGTTCGTAAACCTTTATCCGACATCGTGTTCGGCGATCGCTGGGAACAGAGCTACAGCCTGCTCGAATAG